The following proteins come from a genomic window of Candidatus Ancaeobacter aquaticus:
- the tsf gene encoding translation elongation factor Ts: protein MKGIDDKGVVMEIPAEKVKELRDQTNVGMMDCKNALKEAKGDINTAMEILKIKGIAVAAKKSSRTANQGIIGSYLHMGGKIGVLVEINCETDFVAKNENFQAFVKDIAMQIAASDPKYVKREEVPEDIIEKERKIFTEQVTGKPENVIEKIVDGKMEKFYSEFCLLDQIFVKDTSVKVKELLTSKITEIGENIIINRFSRFQVGKE, encoded by the coding sequence ATGAAGGGCATAGATGATAAAGGAGTTGTTATGGAGATTCCCGCAGAGAAAGTAAAAGAGCTAAGAGATCAAACCAATGTTGGTATGATGGATTGTAAAAATGCGCTTAAAGAAGCAAAAGGCGATATAAACACTGCAATGGAGATATTAAAGATAAAAGGTATTGCAGTAGCAGCAAAAAAATCAAGCCGTACAGCAAACCAAGGTATTATTGGTTCGTACCTGCATATGGGCGGGAAAATCGGTGTTTTGGTTGAAATAAACTGTGAGACAGATTTTGTTGCTAAAAATGAAAATTTCCAGGCATTTGTGAAAGATATTGCTATGCAGATTGCTGCATCGGATCCGAAATATGTTAAACGTGAAGAAGTTCCTGAAGACATAATAGAAAAGGAAAGAAAAATCTTTACTGAGCAAGTGACCGGAAAACCTGAGAACGTAATTGAAAAGATTGTAGACGGCAAAATGGAAAAGTTCTATTCAGAATTTTGTCTTTTGGATCAGATCTTTGTTAAAGATACATCTGTAAAAGTGAAAGAACTCCTTACATCAAAAATTACTGAAATCGGTGAAAATATTATTATTAACAGATTTTCACGATTTCAGGTAGGAAAAGAATAG